Sequence from the Molothrus aeneus isolate 106 chromosome 7, BPBGC_Maene_1.0, whole genome shotgun sequence genome:
gcagagcagctgggggagcaTGTGGGGGAGAGGTGTGGGGTGGGCCAGGGCGTCCCCCACCTTGAAGGAGCTGTGCACCAGGGTCTCATCCAGGTCGATGACCACGCAGAGCTTGCTGGCGTCCTGCGGCTTGATCTCGGGCAGCAGGTGCTTgacagcagcctgcagcagggggACACAGTCAGCAGGGTATCCACAGGGAGGCCGGAGGGGCACGGGGAGGAGCGACTGTtcaccccccagccctgcccacaccACAGGGGAGGCGCAGGGGATggcagcccggccccgccggttccgggctggggatgggggttACCTTGGGCAGTGCTCCGTTCTCCTCCACCAGCAGCGGCGCGCCGGTGGTGCCGGTGCAGGGCTCCCCCTCATCGcggcacaggcagcagaagagGGACTGGAGAATGCTGCGGCTCCGAGGCTTCTTGGCAGGGGTCTGGGTACCTGCGGGAGGGCACAAGGGGGGTAAGGGTTACCCCGGGgcactcccagcacagcactgggggcCAGGTGAGCCATGTTTGggtgctgccccagagcccccgTGCCCTTATCAGACGCCGACACCCATCCGCTCggccttcctgccctgccaagcGACGGTGCCAGGGCAGCGTCGCTGACACCAGTGCTTGGTGACCCCCCGCAGCCCCTCACCCGGCACATCCCACTCCACAAGCGACCCCCGTGGAGTGGCCGGAGACCCTTCAGGAGGGTGCGGGGCTGAGCCCGGGGGCAGCCGTGGGTTCGGGGCCGGTCCCCGCTGTCCCTCCCCGGGGGACACGGCCCCACTCGGGAGGGAGGGGGGCCCTGGGGGCGGGGTCTCTCCGAGGGGGCGGGGCTTATGCCCGTTCTTTTCCCCGCCTCCAGACAACTCCCTCGTCTCATTGGCCGACTCGAGTGCACGGGAGGCGAGAGGCCAATGAGGACGACCGCCCGCCCCTGGGCGCCGTTCCCGCAGTCCCCATTGGCGGAgcgaggggaaactgaggcagaggagctgctcctgcccaccccGTGCCCCAGGGGCAGCGCGACGGCTCCAGCGGCCCCGCCGGGTCCGGGTCCTGccgcagcccggcccggggctgcaccccgccctggctgtgcccccctTCAGGCGGGCCAGGGCCCCGAGCCCGCAGTGGGGAGCTcgtggggcaggagctgcccactGGGGACGGGGCCCGTTCCCACGTTTGCTCCTCCCGGccctggcagcttcccaagccAGGGAGACAGGCAGCGGCCCCCGACAAACCCCCCTGGCGGGGTGAGGGGACGCGGGGGACGGGACGCCGGCATGCAGCTGAGCGCCCGGCGCCcttcctgcctcagtttccccgccGGCGTTGCGCGCACCTCTCGCCGGCTCCCGAGGAAACAGCGCAGATAATCCGAGCAACGCCCCGAGCCTTCCAGGGCCCCGCCGGGCTCCGAGGCGGCCGGAGCACAGCCCCCCGCGCCCGGGCGGCTGCACACAGCCCCGCTCGCTCCGAGCTAAAGCCCCTGCgcatctcccagccctgggcgGCGGGATGCAGGGGGGCGGGCTGAGGCGGCGCGCAGCTCACCAAACCCTCCGGGAGCAGGCCCCCAGCCCCCCGGGGACCTCCCCCTGTGCCGCGCAGGAAGGGGGTGCGGGGGAGCCATCTCCCCCTCGGCGTTACCTTTCTCCTGAAGCGGGGcgctcccctcctccctgctaACCTGGGCGATGATGGACTGGTGCTCCATGGGCGCCGGGGagggggggtgggagggggcgGCCCCCCCCGGCGCGGCCCCCGGGGGGgaggcggggcgggggccggcggcggcgcggggcggcgggcgcgggagCGGCGCCGCGGAGGAAACTTTGTTACAACATGGAGTTTCCTCCgcccgggctggggctgcaaaCATGGATCCCGGGCGCGGTTTCAAGGAACCCCTTAAAAGGGCAACGACGGCGGGGGGGGggccctcctccttctccctcctcctccctcctcacGGCACCCGCGCCGCCCGGCAGGAGTGGGGGTCCCCGCCGAGCCGCGATTGGGACCCAGACGGGGAGTGTTCTGTGGTTTGGCTGGGAAGGACACCCCCCCCCTTGCTCCATGGTGACCGTGCAGGAGGCCCCGACACGCCGCCGGGCTGTCCCACACTCCGGCTGAGAGAGCGCGGAGAGGGGGatcagtgctgctgtcaccccACATCCTGCTGGCAGCCCGGggatccctctgcagctgcccccGGCCTATGTGCCCGTCCCGCCAGAGCCCCTGCACTAGCGGCTCAAGGCTGGGGGTCCCCATTTTCCCGAGGGCACATCCCGCACTGCCTGCCCCGGCCAGCCGTGCGGGACAGCAGGTGCTGCGGGCTGCACCAACAACCGCCGCGTTTTCtattcttctttttcctgcaaTCCCCCAATTATCTGGGCAATTAATAAGTCTCTATTATCAATACGTATATTTCCTTACaactccttccctcctgccttcgGCGGGCTGTTTCCAGGCGCTTTCTGAAAAGCGACTCTTGACGGGAGCTTGTGGATGGCACAAATTCTCAATCcgccccccaagccccccaagcgcagcatcccccagccccctcctctCGCTAGCCCTGGGGGGCTCTGTCCGGGCAGCCTCTCACCGCCGTGCCCCCCAACCCCGCCCCGGCCGGCCCTGGAGGGGCCCGTCCCGGTCCCCACCCCGCCACCGCGGTGGCAGGAGATGCTGCGCGCTCTGCCAGCGCTGCCTCGAGGGTGCAGCAGGTTGGAAATCTCTCATCTGAGCTCATTGGAAATCTTTCCACCTCTCCCGCCTGCGGTTTGGGAGCTTCAGGAGGTGAGATCGCCTTTTCTGGCCCAATGCCCACAGGGACCGCACTGGGGAATGGGGTCCGGGACTGGGAGGTGCCCGCACAGGGAGCCGCGGTGCTGCGGGGCAGGCGGAGCTCTGGCCGTACAAAAGCCGATTTCCACCTGCCGTTCCCGCACTCTCGGCTCCACGCGGGACATCCCGGCACCACGAGCCGTGGCAGGGACCAGCCCCTGTTGGGAGCAGGGACATTACATCCTGCCACCTCCTCCGCCGGTTCTGACGGCGGGCAGCGGTCGTGCCTCAGTTTCGCTGCCCCTCCTCTGTACGGCAGCAGCCTCCCACAtcgggcagccacagctgtctCCTGgcccagcagaaggaaaaagaagaaaggggcTGTGCTTCCTCTGCTCTCTATTTTGGGCTGACCCCTGTACTCCTTTAGCCCAGGTGGAGCTGGATGGGATGTCTGCCTCATCCCCAGcatctggctgggctgggctgctgggggatgctgctctctgtgggGACAGCTGCAGAGGCCACACACTTGTCCCCCTGCAGGACCCCTGTCCCTTTGGctacatcctcctcctcctcctctctccctgatGAATCCAGACAGGCCCTGTTAGTCCACCAATTAATGCAATTAGAAAAATCTCCGGGCCAGTGCCTGCAGCGGTGGTTGGAGCACTACTTCCAGTTCCACTGCCTGCTTGGGGGCAGGTTGAGCTGGGAAGCTCAGGGAgacgctgtccctgtcctggggctgtgggacaaGCCCAGGCCAGGAGTAGGCAGCGCCTAGCTGGATTGTTTGGGCTGCAGGGTGAGGACACAAGGCAAAAAAGCATCAGGCTCCACTCAATCGGGCACTCAGGGACCCTTCTGTCCCACCCCACTGCTCCTAGATTGGGGTCCTGCAAGCTTTCCCCTGTTCTCCAACCtagccctggctgctgtgccccaCCAAGAGCAGCCCCACGGCCAAAAGACCACAGAGATAGTGTCCCACTCCAAGACCTTTCTCCTAAGGGTTGGGtggaggcagggctgagggtgcTCTAGGTtgcaggtgtccctgggctgaGGGTGCTCTAGGTTGCAGGTTCCAGCTGGAGAACAGCAAACCCCACAGGCATAACCCTGCAGACCCCAGTCCCCCAAGCCTTCCACCCGCTgaggacccccccccaaaagcTTTGTACCCCCGGGCAGGTGCACCCCGAGCCAGGGGcgtctcctgctcctcctcccgtGGCTCGGTGGGCTGAGCCCCCGCCTTTCAGGGGAGCCCCCGCCTTTCAGCGGGCCCCACAGCTCTGGCCCCTCCTTCAGGCCGGGCCACCGCGGAGGCGGGGGAGGCACCGCCCCACCCCGTCCGCCATCGCCCTTTTAAGGAAGGGGACATTCTTCACATAAACAagcgcggggggggggggggggggggtcccttCCCGGGGTGGGGGGGCACGGGCCGGGGGGGGTGCCCGGCCCCAGAATTCCCCGTCCAGCAGCGGGGTCGGgaagggggattttgggtgggggGTCCTGGGCAGAGGGGGGAGCCTTGAAACGGCCAGGGAGCGTCTCGCAAGTGCGAACCGAACCGCGGCGGGGCCGAGCGCGCCGGGACCCCCCGCCCGCCGTGCGGGACCCGGGCGGCTTCGCATCCGCATCCGGCGGTACCGGCGGGCGGGAAACGGGGCATCCGGGGCGGAGAGGGCACGGACGGGCCCCCCaccgccccgctccccccggcgGAATGCGAAAAGCTGGCGCCGAGCCCCCACGCGTTGGCAACCCCGGCCACTCCCCCGCCCGGGGTAAAGGGGCCGCCCCCGGGGTACGGGTGGGCCCGGGGGATTCCCGCCCCACACCGGGGCcgcgcagcagcagcagcgaggcCGAGGCCGAGGCCGGGTTCCAAACGCGCCGTTTATCAGCCATCCCCTTCCCCCCGAGTTTCGGAGGCCCCCGTGGGGATGGGGCCGGTCCCGGGCGGCGGGGGGTGCTTAGCGGTCCCCGACGGTGATTAGCGGTCCCCAGCGGTAATTAGCGGTCCCGGGGGCCGGCCGTTCCTGGCAGTAATGAGCAGGGGAAGTCTCCGACGCGGCTCATTCGCTGGAGCGTCTGTGCCAGTGGATGGGAGAATGTCCCGCTCTATCCCACTCCCCTCGCATCCAGCCCGGACCAGCACCCCGGAATTGACGGGGGTTGGGGGTGGGAAGAAGCGCTGAGTGCTCAGATCCTGGGGGGAGGTCTGCCTGTCTGTTAACCCTTTCCTTGCTGGGTGCATCTCTGGCTAAAACATGCCCGGACTCAGAGTGGCAGCAAATCCTTGTCCCCGAGGCCGCTTcgggcagggacatggggataacaggcagggatgggatctgtCACCGGGTCTCTTTTGGGTCGAGGGTGAGACCGAAATTGAAGCGGCTGTGGTGTCCCCGGGCCAGGAACCGGGCTCCGTGTGCAATGCTGCATGTCCAGATCTGCAGGGGCGAAGAGGACAGGTGGATGAGCACCCACCAGGGACACTGTCCCGCCCCTACCCCGTGGTGCCAGCCCTACCAGGTAGGCGACGAAAGCCACGTAGGCAGCCAGTAGCAGGCTCAGGGGAATGTGGTACTCCAGGCCATGCAGTGTTGGCAAAAAGTCCACCACGAAGTAAATGTTGATGGCGCAGACCAGCCCGGTTATGAGGGTCATCAGCACTTTCCCCGGGCTGCAAGCAGGGCAGTGGGCatcagtgccagggcagggccaccCAGCCTGTGTGCCACTGGGCGCAGAGGGCTGGGGGAACTGAGTTTGTAGGTGAGCCAGACCCCAACTGGAACATCTCTGCACCCCACAACTATATTTCACCCCGTGGTTGTGGCTCTAGGTGTGGATTTTGGCCACCTTCCAAATCCAGgactggcagtgccaggaggatGCTGAGGGTCCAGGGGTGCCCAAGGAACCAGATGTGTCATTgggaggaggatgatgagggtAGTGATGGGGTCTGTTccgctctggctgccctgggcaggtgggaatGAACATATCCCTCCAATGTCTGTACACTAATTGCCCCATGGCATGGTTTGGGGGGCAGGAAGGGCCAAAGGGaaggtgcctgcagccagagctccctgctctgcctcccctgtGCCTCCCCGTGCCCTAGCACTCACAGGCTGTTGCTGAAATCCTGCATGAGTGGGTGTAGGCTGGTGAAGGTGAGCACAGGCAGGACGGCAAAAGGCAGCTGAAAGGAGAGCAGGATGGGGATGTCATGGCTGCCAGGCCGGGGTGTTTGGGGCAGGTGATGCCCTCCCACCCCCTTACCAGGATGCTCTGCAGGGCGTTGAGCAGGTCATTCATGCCTGTGAGGTGGCTGATGTCCTTGAAAGCGGCCACCAAGACAGTGGGCAGGATGGCAAAGGAGCGGGTGAGGAGCACCCGGGTGAAGCGGGACCAGCGGAGCTGTAGGAAGCCCTGGAACACGGCAGAGCCCGCACCATcgctgtgcctgtgtccccccaaaaccctggCTGGGGGGAACATGGGCGGCATCTCCCCCTCCTTTGTGCCAGGGCACTGAGCAGGCTCTTGCAGGGCTGCCGGGCCCCACTAGGTGTCAGCTCCGACTCGTTAACAGAGGATCTAATTAATTAGGGAAACATTGCGTGGGGCACCCACAGGGTGCAGTGGGTGGGCACTGTCTCCATCCCACCTCCTGGGGAACAGGGACACTGGTGCTCGCAAGCTgccacccagcagctccctgcaggaatggTGGGCAATTAACGCTTCCAAGCACTCCTGGGGGAGTGTGCTGCTCATAGAACCCCCTACCCAGGGCTCACCTGTGATTTCCCTGCTCTCAGCCCCTCCCCGTGGGGCAAGAGCCAGCATCCCTGTCTCTCACCTCCATGACGAACTGCCCTGCATAAGTGCCGGTCATTGtggagctctgtcctgctgccaggatCCCGATGCCCCAGATGTACAGTGCCACTGCCCCGAAATAGCagcccaggatgacaccctgtgtaGGGACACTCCAGTGGGCACCCTAAAGTGTCCCCTACCCCAGGCATTCCCATCAGCTCTCAGATCTCTAGTGGGGTTATaacccaccccccccccccccccagtgccaggggtggATGGGGAGAGTGACATGTCCCCCAATTGGGAATGGATGCTCACTGGACACAGCCTGGTGGCACTCACCCCCTGGTAGATATCCACAGAGACTGTCTCGTTGTTGGTGGGGAAGATGCTGGCGTAGTGACTGATGCTGCTGTTGATGCACTTGTTGTGCTGTAAGGCATGGCAGGCACGAGTGTGACAgccacccagcagctcccacaggcaCAGGGGACCCCCACACATCACGTCTCAGGGAAGGAGAACGTGCAGTCCCCAGGGGATGCTGGTCCCACCCATGtccacagctgggcacagctgccatcTCCCTGTGGCCGTGAGGTGACACTCACCACGTCCTCGTTTCGCTGGTGGTAGAAAGCCTCGCCGAAGACAGCCATGACAAAGAGGTTGATGAGGAAGGAGACAAAGAGGGCCAGGCAGGACTCGGTCAGGAAATACATGTTGGCCTCCTGCACCGCCTCCTTCTTGGAGCGGTCGATCACACGTGTCTGGGCATGGCCAGTGGCATGGGTGACAAGGGGTCACCTGAGCAcccctgtcccacagccagggccatcTGGTCCCCACCAAGTGTACCCTGAGGCACCCTGACGGAACCGTGCCCGTGGCAGTGCCTTGATCTCACCTTCACCAAGGAGGAGTGCAGGAAGATGTTATGGGGCATGATGATGGCGCCGATGATGCccatggcctgcagcagctcctttcgCCCGCAGCCcgggcagctgggcaggaaaaTGCCCTTCAGCACCTCCACCTGCCTTGGCCTCACCACCACGTACTGGGAAGCAGTGAGAGGGGGCACTGTGAGCTGCCACCCCCCTAGCACAGGCTGGTAGCATGGGGACACCGTGTGGCGGGGTCCCTTGCCAGCCTTGCAGGAAAAGGGTTGTCCCCAGCTTCCCCCTTCACCTCATAGCCAAAGGTCAGGGCCATGATGGTGATGAGGAGGCCGAAGAAAGCCTCCAGTTTGCGGAGCCCTAGAGAGGTCAAGAGAGGGGGTGGAACAGAGCAGAGGACACTGGTGCCACATGGGCACTGACAATACCCCCAGCCCTCATCCTGGTGCTCACCATACTTAtcgaggaagaggaagaagagggtgTCCACGATGGTGATAAGgaccccagcccagagggggatgctgcaggatggCCAGGGGTGGGATTAGATACATGGCCCTCTGTGGAGCAGGGccggggggctgggggtgcctgtGGGGAGGCTCACCGGCCAGCTGAGAGCAGGCTGAAGGCAATGGCTGTCCCGATCACCTCCTGCATGTCAGAGCCAATGATGGCTATCTCAATCATGAGCCAGAGCAGCACGCGGGGcacctggaggggacagggcaccaTGAGGTGCCTGAGCCCCCAGTGGTGCCTAGCTCTAGGCAAGCTAGCTCAGCATCCTGGGTGCAAATCCCTGTCTCCAGGCTGTAGCAGAGCAGCATGGGGACCCCAGAAGACCCCTCTCAACACAATCTCAGGCTGAAAGATGGATGCTAAATCCGGGCCTGTTCCCCCCTCCTCATCCCTGCCCCAGTGAGAGCTGAGGATAGGATCTGTCTGATAGGGGGGTTTGAGGGAGGTGGGGCAGAGGAATGCATCCAACCCTCCTTTTGGGGATCTGTCATTCACCCAGATCTGTCATTCCTCCCATCAGGATCTTGACACTTAGATGGGACCCCCAACTCCCCCCTCCTCTGTCATGTGATCCCTCCTCTGGAGCTCCCCCCACTTTCTGCCCCAACACGCTCAGGCTTTCCTGCGTCTCCGCTTCGCGTTGCTGCCCCACGCCTGGGCTCAGTCCTGCGGGGACGCTCTCATGTGTCCCCAGGTCACATCAGCTGCTTACCACCTCTCACCCTGGGCCCCTGCACTGCAGGGGTGGGGCACTAggtgggggacagcagggcttgGGGGACTTTGGGGAGCCGCTGAGAGAGGCAGGTTGCTCACAGCAtcttcctgctcctctccagccctgcaagGCCCTGCTAGGACTGTCACCAGCTCAAGCACAGGGTCCCAGGCTGTCACTCCCCGTGGTTGCTCACCTTGGGGTAATAGAGGTAGCAAATCTCGCCCAGGTCCTTGCCGGTCACCACGCCTAGACGGATGGCGAGGcgctggcacagcagccccaggacggtggcccacagcagcacccacagcagctggggggcgggagggaggcaggcagcagggactgggtgtgctgggcaggACCCAGCCGCCCGGGGGTCCCCGGTTCAACCAGGGTTTCAGGGAAGAGAGGGGGTGCAggtgctctcccagcccagtcAGAGGGGCGCCCCCCGGCACCCCCGGGTGTGCTCACCCTGTGCCGAGGCCCCCTTGCCCTTCCTGCTCCCGGGCCGGGGCAGCCAGCTGCCATGGGCAGCCGTTGGCGCTGGAGAGGTTGCGAAACCCCCGCCTGCTTCCTGAGCCCGGGGGGAGCCGGCTCACCTTGAATCCCGCCAGTGCCCCGCCCTGCAGGTCTGACTCCACGTTGCCTGGGTCCAAGTAGGCGATGCTCATGAGGAAGCCGGGACCGGTGAAAGCCCAGAGTTTCCTGAAGCTGAACCCGGGCTGGGACAAGGCAGCAGGTCAGAGCCGGGAGCTCCGTTCAAAGCCAGGGTCTCCTAATCCAACCCCCTTAGCCCGGTGCTGCCCGCACGGATGTGTTTAGCTCACGGAGGGCATTTTCCTGACAGTTTTGGAGAGGGAATGGTGcccccagcctttccctgttagcagcagtgctggaggggCAGTGAGGCCCCTCTGAACCATTGGACAGTGGTTTgcaggggggtcccagggctgtCAGGCACCCATAGGATTCCACTGCtgtcctctgcttttgctactcTAGGGAATACTattccttccccttctctgtTCCACTGCCCCGAGACCAGACAAGGATGGGGGGGCTGGTGGGGTGCAAGCAGCCTTGGGAAGCCCCACTGGGCTCATCCATGGGTGGCCCAGGAGTGTTGTGTGAGCTGTGGGGTGATCCTTGTGGCTGGGTAGCACCTTGCCCCATTGTCTCAGCTTCTCCATCTGGAAAACTCTAAGCATGGAAACACTCAACCTGGGGCCGTGACTTGCCTGAGCTGGGTCTGGGGGGTTGGGGGCATGTCCCCAGGGCATGACCAAGACACAGATTCCCCACCGCAGTGGCCCTTTGCCTCcccacctccagctccctgcagcactgtcccgttcccctgccctccctgagAGAGCCGTGCAGCACCTACCCCACTGCCCTTGGGGATGCTGATGAGCTCGTCCAGGTAGGTCTgggcctgggtgccagggcgCTGTGGGGGCACGGGGCCCCTGTTCAGGGACCTGGTGAGGCCTgaggaggacaaggaagaggaagggaggtGGCAGCCTGCCAGGGGGACAAGGACACTGGTGGGCTGGCAGCCCTGGTACCAGCTTCCTTCAGTCCCACCTGACCCTGCCTGATGAACCCCATGAGGGAAAAGCACCAGTTTTCCAGGGGGGGCATGAGGATGGCTATTTGGGATCTATCAAAGGCCACCCAAAGGGATCAGATGCCGCCTCCAGCTCAGGTGTCCCTAAAACCCCTGGTCTGAGCCCTGTCTTCAGCAGTCCAAGAGCCAAGTGCGTTTCTGGGCAGCGGGGACAGGAGGAGACCCtactccagctcctgctgctggatggGCATAGAGTGAGGACAAGAAGCTGGTACTGGTCCTAATCCCCCCTTTGCAGCCCACCTGCATCCTGGGAATTGGTTGAATCACATTCCCAGGCTCGAGGGAACAGAGGATGGGGCAGGTGGGGAatccaggacaggctggggggGATGGTGCCCACTGAAAgatggagcacagccaggggtcCCAGGGTGGAGGGAAGGGGGTCTAGGGGATGAAAGGATGCACAAGGGGTCTCAAGAAGTGTTGAGAGGCTCACCTGGTTCCAGTGATGCCATGGCTAGACCCGATCCAGCCACAGTGCTGAGGCTTCCTGATTTCAGCTCTGAGTGCAGTGCCCGCTGCCCTGCCTTTAAAGGATCCCCCGCAGTTGTGTCATCCCTCCCCCTCctcaggaggagaggaggaggataGGAGAAGGAAGTGCTCCTTCCCTACCCTTATGAGCACACACAGTCTCGGTTCCCCCCCCCTCCCGTGCCAGGaggccccttccctccccttcccttccctccccttccctcccttccctcccctttgcCTCACACACGTGCAAACACGAGGCACCCTCGCTGGGCGTGGGAGCACTTCTGCGTGTCACTGTCCATCACATGCCAAAGGCTCTGCTGGGGtgactgtggggacaggggacagtgtcCCACAGGGTGAGAAGGGAGGACTGGCCCCACGGGAGTAGGGGAAATGCCATACAAGTGGGAGTGAGGAGGAAGCAGGCACGTGTTGCACAAGGAGATCAAAATGCAGCCTTGGCTGCTGGGGAAGCACCCAGCCAGGCGGGTTCTGGGGCGCAGGGTGCTCACATCACACCAAGGATGGCGTGCTGGCGTTGCAGTGTCAAGCTGTGCCAACAAAAGTGGGTGCCCTtctgccagccaggctgtgt
This genomic interval carries:
- the SLC11A1 gene encoding natural resistance-associated macrophage protein 1 isoform X2; amino-acid sequence: MASLEPGLTRSLNRGPVPPQRPGTQAQTYLDELISIPKGSGPGFSFRKLWAFTGPGFLMSIAYLDPGNVESDLQGGALAGFKLLWVLLWATVLGLLCQRLAIRLGVVTGKDLGEICYLYYPKVPRVLLWLMIEIAIIGSDMQEVIGTAIAFSLLSAGRIPLWAGVLITIVDTLFFLFLDKYGLRKLEAFFGLLITIMALTFGYEYVVVRPRQVEVLKGIFLPSCPGCGRKELLQAMGIIGAIIMPHNIFLHSSLVKTRVIDRSKKEAVQEANMYFLTESCLALFVSFLINLFVMAVFGEAFYHQRNEDVHNKCINSSISHYASIFPTNNETVSVDIYQGGVILGCYFGAVALYIWGIGILAAGQSSTMTGTYAGQFVMEGFLQLRWSRFTRVLLTRSFAILPTVLVAAFKDISHLTGMNDLLNALQSILLPFAVLPVLTFTSLHPLMQDFSNSLPGKVLMTLITGLVCAINIYFVVDFLPTLHGLEYHIPLSLLLAAYVAFVAYLIWTCSIAHGARFLARGHHSRFNFGLTLDPKETRICCHSESGHVLARDAPSKERVNRQADLPPGSEHSALLPTPNPRQFRGAGPGWMRGEWDRAGHSPIHWHRRSSE
- the SLC11A1 gene encoding natural resistance-associated macrophage protein 1 isoform X1 → MASLEPGLTRSLNRGPVPPQRPGTQAQTYLDELISIPKGSGPGFSFRKLWAFTGPGFLMSIAYLDPGNVESDLQGGALAGFKLLWVLLWATVLGLLCQRLAIRLGVVTGKDLGEICYLYYPKVPRVLLWLMIEIAIIGSDMQEVIGTAIAFSLLSAGRIPLWAGVLITIVDTLFFLFLDKYGLRKLEAFFGLLITIMALTFGYEYVVVRPRQVEVLKGIFLPSCPGCGRKELLQAMGIIGAIIMPHNIFLHSSLVKTRVIDRSKKEAVQEANMYFLTESCLALFVSFLINLFVMAVFGEAFYHQRNEDVHNKCINSSISHYASIFPTNNETVSVDIYQGGVILGCYFGAVALYIWGIGILAAGQSSTMTGTYAGQFVMEGFLQLRWSRFTRVLLTRSFAILPTVLVAAFKDISHLTGMNDLLNALQSILLPFAVLPVLTFTSLHPLMQDFSNSLPGKVLMTLITGLVCAINIYFVVDFLPTLHGLEYHIPLSLLLAAYVAFVAYLIWTCSIAHGARFLARGHHSRFNFGLTLDPKETR